The following nucleotide sequence is from Oncorhynchus clarkii lewisi isolate Uvic-CL-2024 chromosome 6, UVic_Ocla_1.0, whole genome shotgun sequence.
ACACACTTTGATTACCCTTAACTCACCAGCCCCCAGAGAGACCCCTGAGGACCTCCTACTGCTCCTGTTTCCATACTGCTGGGGGATTCTGTGTTAGGGTCTACTACAGATAAGAAATGAATGATCTTAAGGAAAAAGCCAAGCAAGGGGTGGAGTTTATCCAGTAGAATCCTGTAGATCTTGTACATGAGGTGAGATGGAGGCCGTGTTTAATAGCTTGAGGCAAAACAAAGAAGGGAACCACGTGTGTCCAGTGTCCTGCAGCTTGCCTTGCGGTCAGCCGGGGGCAGGTTTCATAGACTGTTCTGAGGGGATGAGAGCCACTGTGCTGTTCTCTCTAAAagcctctctcctctgtgtggtCTCACCTCTCTGTGAATAGAGAGGTCTGGTAGGCCCTGGCTTGCGCCTTGCCGGCTCTGAGCTGCTTTGCATTTTCCTGTTATTGCAGAGCCTGTGTCAGTTTCCGTCTTTGCCTGCCcatgtgtgtttttctgtgtctGCGTTTCCTGTTTACGCCAAGGCACTTTCTCACTGGCTCCTTGAGACACAGACAGGGTCACTCCACTGCTCTAAGTACAACTGCTTAGAAATGCCACTGCCTTACATTATGCTGATCTACTGCTGTTGTCCCCTTTACCTTGTCTATGACTGACTGTTTATCAACTCTTTTAATacagggctttgtatgcgttacATCGCCAACATTGCACGCTAGCAATAATGAGTAGATCTCCCCTCTacttataaattgtatttttgcCCTTTTGATGACCTTGGTATGGTAATTTTCTGTAGTCCACTAAGGCCCTATCTCTGTgtcctatccctccccctctctcctatccttctcGTGTCCATCTCCAGATGGTTCCATGGTAAGATAACGCGGGAGCAGGCAGagctcctcctctaccccccagAGACTGGTCTGTTCCTGGCGAGGGAGAGCACCAACTACCCTGGGGACTACACCTTGTGTGTCAGCTGTGACGGCAAGGTGGAGCACTACCGCATCATCTACCACAACGGCAAGCTCAGCATCGACGAGGAGGAGTTCTTCCAGAACCTCATGCAGCTGGTGGAGGTAAGGTGGTGTCAGCATGTCAGTCCCAAACGCTCCCTGTTTCTTACTGTTTAGGCTACTCCCTCCCACTCTGCCTTCCCTGTCAGTCCCAAACGCTCCCTGTTTCTTACTGTTTAGGCTACTCCCTCCCACTCTGCCTTCCCTGTCAGTCCCAAACGCTCCCTGTTTCTTACTGTTTAGGCTACTCCCTCCCACTCTGCCTTCCCTGTCAGTCCCAAACGCTCCCTGTTTCTTACTGTTTAGGCTACTCCCTCCCACTCTGCCTTCCCTGTCAGTCCCAAACGCTCCCTGTTTCTTACTGTTTAGGCTACTCCCTCCCACTCTGCCTTCCCTGTCAGTCCCAAACGCTCCCTGTTTCTTACTGTTTAGGCTACTCCCTCCCACTCTGCCTTCCCTGTCAGTCCCAAACGCTCCCTGTTTCTTACTGTTTAGGCTACTCCCTCCCACTCTGCCTTCCCTGTCAGTCCCAAACGCTCCCTGTTTCTTACTGTTTAGGCTACTCCCTCCCACTCTGCCTTCCCTGTCAGTCCCAAACGCTCCCTGTTTCTTACTGTTTAGGCTACTCCCTCCCAATCTGCCTTCCCTGTCAGTCCCAAACGCTCCCTGTTTCTTACTGTTTAGGCTACTCCCTCCCACTCTGCCTTCCCTGTCAGTCCCAAACGCTCCCTGTTTCTTACTGTTTAGGCTACTCCCTCCCAATCTGCTTTCCCTGCACGGTGTTAAGGTACTCGTCAATGACGCTTAGTGACATAGTTGGAGAAGGCAAAGGGGGTGGAGGTTATTGATCGGGGAGAAATCAATATTATTTTATTGATACTTTTTCTCCAAGTATGGATTTAAGATAACGTTAGCAAgcgctagtcggctgtacctttttttaaatttttcacCCTATAGCTTGTTCTGCcttttttaaatagggagccaacatgttttcagcactttttaattccatgactgatcaaaactcctTTTGTCatactctctcgtctctctgcagcagacatatagtgagcaatatgtttggaacatcaaatagCAAACAAAATTGAAGTATCAAATCACAAAACATACAGAATCGGCACCCAAGTATCATGATGCTATATCGTGAgtcgaggtcgaccgattaatcaggcATGCCTATTTCAGGTTTTCttaacaatcggtaatcgtcaaatctctctcgctctctcgctctaatATTGTGACTGGATTTCTCACATTCTTGTGATTTCTAGCGCATTCTTTTTCCCCTTACTCTCCACTGGCCTATCACAACAGGCTCCACACAAGTTATCCTTCCCTGTCAATAGACCCACATTCAGTGGGATTTGTGGTGTTAACCACATAATGGAAATCAAACACTGTTGTGTTTAAGGGATTAGTCAATCACATGTTAAGTACTTGGGTTATTATGGATGGTGGGTACTTGTGTGGAGATTCAAGTGTGTATTCAGGCACATTGACTATTTTTGTATTGTCCAAATATCAGTTATAAAACCTTGGTTTCATGACCGCAAATATGCAGAAATAATGTGTTAATTTGATAATGGGTCTTTAAAGCTCAAATAGTGTTGACATGAATATATTTGTTTAGTAGCTTTTACAGAGGCAATAGTTCCTATACCAtgctgccctctggtggttgTGAATGCTACTCACATGTAAAACACAGTGGCAGTCAGATTACACTCTATGACTGGGTGCTTCTCCATTGATTAACAAACTAATCACAGGTCAAAAGGATGGCCGGTGTGTTTGACTGGTTGACCTGATCACACGTAGACCAGTTGGTGTCGACAGGATTATGTGAGTGTATCTAAAGTGAAGGTGTGGTTAGTGACCTCTCGCCACCAAACACACAATTCCCATGCTTCTCCTGTTAACTAGCAGTCCCCTCTAGCCCTACAATCCCAGCATCCTTTTCACCCCAGACTGCTGAGAGCCTTCTTGACTCCTGCTCTTTGTTGTCTGGTCTTTGACATACGGTTGACAATGCAGTTCTACCTCCTCAGTGTGACTATGCAGCTACTGTTAATATACACACTATCCAACTCGCCATGTTCTCTCTCGCCGATCTCCATTCAGCACTACACTAAAGATGCCGACGGCCTCTGTACCAGACTCATCAAGCCAAAGCTGATGGAGGGAACGGTGGCCGCCCAGGATGAATTCTCCAGGAGTAAGAACACTTTTACTAACCTTGTGTTTCCATTCTCTGAGTCACTCTTGGTCTGTAAGAATACACAGTGACTCGGTCTGTCTTCATCTTCTGTAGTACAGGAAATCTGGGCTTAATCACTTCAATTAGCAGTAAGTCTTTAACCCTGTGCTTTGCTCTGTCTGGGGAAGGATGATATTTCATTAGTTCTGCTGGAACCAGagtctgactttctctctctcgatctcttccccccacccacacacacacacacacaggcggatGGGCCTTGAACAGAAAGGAACTCAAGCTCATCCAGACCATTGGCAAAGGGGAGTTTGGAGGTAAAGACCCTAACTGAGACCAGCGCTGATAAAGATGTCTCTTTCCATCCCGTGTGAGATCTGTGTGTCGTTGTCCAATGTTACATCTCTATGTATCTGTTCAGATGTGATGGTGGGGGACTACAGAGGGACCAAGGTGGCAGTGAAGTGCATCAAACACGACGCCACGGCCCAGGCGTTCATCGCTGAGGCCTCCGTCATGACGTAGGTCTCAACCATTCTGTTTTATGGTCTTATCCACTTTCTCTATAATACCTTattactgtgtgtttctgtgtctgtacACCTTAGTGTGTAGCTATGTCACTAAaaaccctctctcttccctgcaGGCAACTGAGGCACAACAACCTGGTTCAGCTGCTGGGCGTGATCGTAGAGGAGAGGGGCAGTCTCTACATCGTCACAGAGTACATGGCCAAGGTACTTCAGTCTAGTCTATTGCTTGTCCAGGGACTACTCTATCTAGGCTGTGGGCTGGAGTCCACTGTCTCTTTATGATAGGGTCTGTTCATACTGCCCAGCTTGACagctgtccctctctccccccaccacaGGGCAGTCTAGTGGACTACCTCCGTTCTAGAGGACGGACCGTGCTGGGAGGAGACTGTTTACTCAAATTCTCACTGTAAGTCATCCTCAGGAAGTTCTGCAGTATTGGATTTCTTTATGCAATTATAATGTGATTTCCCTGGAGAGGATGCCAGGAACCAAAGTATTTTAAATGGCTATTGGTATCACTTATCTACAATGAAATGAGTTATTTGTCTTGGCTGAGTGAtcccattgtttctctctttatctgtgtCTCACATCTCCATTTGGTGACTCCTCCTCGTTCTCCCCTGCTGTGCAGTGACGTATGTGAAGCCATGGAGTACCTGGAGGCCAATAACTTTGTGCACAGAGACCTGGCGGCCCGGAACGTGCTGGTGTCTGATGACAACATCGCCAAGGTCAGTGACTTTGGTCTGACCAAGGAGGCCTCGTCCACACAGGACACTGCCAAACTGCCCGTCAAATGGACCTCCCCCGAAGCCCTGCGAGAGAAGGTGAGGGTGGAAAAAGAGGGGAttggatgaaggagggagggagtgtaaaTGGGAGGATGTTTAAATAGTGTAAATAGTGTAGCCTAAGCTCTGTCTTTGTGTCTTGTGTAGTTgacctcagcctctc
It contains:
- the LOC139411585 gene encoding tyrosine-protein kinase CSK-like; the protein is MSGIQVPWLPGTECVAKYNFQSTNEQDLPFCKGDVLTIIGVTRDPNWYKAKNTVGREGTIPANYVQKREGVKSGGKLSLMPWFHGKITREQAELLLYPPETGLFLARESTNYPGDYTLCVSCDGKVEHYRIIYHNGKLSIDEEEFFQNLMQLVEHYTKDADGLCTRLIKPKLMEGTVAAQDEFSRSGWALNRKELKLIQTIGKGEFGDVMVGDYRGTKVAVKCIKHDATAQAFIAEASVMTQLRHNNLVQLLGVIVEERGSLYIVTEYMAKGSLVDYLRSRGRTVLGGDCLLKFSLDVCEAMEYLEANNFVHRDLAARNVLVSDDNIAKVSDFGLTKEASSTQDTAKLPVKWTSPEALREKRFSTKSDVWSYGILLWEIYSFGRVPYPRIPLKEVVPRVEKGYKMDAPDGCPVVVYDVMKQCWTLDVGLRPSFRMLRDKLSHIRAKELYL